One genomic region from Metallosphaera tengchongensis encodes:
- a CDS encoding alkaline phosphatase family protein, which produces MELEQPNYGRNLYSLGCGIASWLGIQTQCDSRIEIQGERLILLLMDGFGWNIMERALGEVKEATKIHGVFPSTTSTTLTTLFTAKTPSQHGVLGYNTFVKSLGGIVNSLRYNHPSESQRDSLSNGMPFEKAFPNSKGYLWQVNEGTAAVLPAGIENTEFTKVVQGKVQETKTYLNVWDAYESLRSIIEKKYKFIYVYIPDVDSLAHKYGPYADPTLASAREIFMKFYSLLKDVKEYTTLITADHGLVETRGLVELDKDEELLSMLELPPYGDSRAVFLRTRYDMKTYIHGKYNLKVFTKEELFQILGGKGDQSALPDYGAVPLDYTAYIFNFREKSNYARLKGHHGGLFKEEIEVPLVTING; this is translated from the coding sequence ATGGAATTGGAACAGCCTAACTATGGCAGGAATCTTTACTCCCTAGGTTGTGGCATTGCGAGCTGGTTGGGGATACAGACCCAATGCGATTCAAGGATTGAGATACAGGGTGAGAGACTAATTCTCCTTCTTATGGACGGCTTCGGTTGGAACATCATGGAGAGGGCTTTGGGTGAGGTTAAAGAGGCGACTAAAATCCACGGAGTGTTCCCATCCACTACCTCAACCACATTGACCACTCTTTTTACAGCTAAGACACCTTCACAGCATGGGGTTCTGGGATACAACACATTTGTCAAGAGCCTAGGTGGGATAGTTAACTCGCTTAGGTATAACCACCCCTCAGAAAGTCAGAGGGACTCCCTCTCCAATGGAATGCCATTTGAGAAGGCGTTCCCGAACTCGAAAGGTTATCTCTGGCAAGTCAACGAGGGAACTGCTGCAGTTTTGCCTGCAGGTATAGAGAACACAGAGTTCACCAAAGTGGTTCAAGGAAAGGTCCAGGAGACTAAAACTTACCTGAACGTTTGGGACGCATATGAGTCTCTCAGGTCAATCATAGAAAAGAAGTACAAGTTCATTTACGTCTACATACCCGATGTGGATTCCTTAGCCCATAAGTACGGTCCATACGCAGACCCTACACTGGCCTCAGCCAGAGAGATATTCATGAAGTTCTACTCTCTCCTCAAGGACGTCAAGGAATATACAACCCTAATAACTGCGGATCACGGTCTAGTGGAAACCAGGGGTTTAGTAGAGCTTGACAAGGATGAGGAGTTACTATCCATGCTGGAGTTGCCACCTTACGGTGATTCCAGGGCGGTCTTCCTTAGGACCAGATATGATATGAAAACTTACATACATGGAAAGTACAACCTAAAGGTCTTCACTAAGGAGGAGCTCTTCCAAATTCTTGGTGGAAAAGGGGATCAGAGCGCTTTACCAGACTACGGGGCGGTTCCCTTGGACTACACCGCATACATTTTCAACTTTAGGGAGAAGTCCAATTACGCAAGACTTAAAGGTCATCACGGAGGTCTCTTCAAGGAGGAGATAGAAGTCCCTTTGGTGACCATTAATGGCTGA
- a CDS encoding phytoene desaturase family protein — MLDVAVVGGGHNGLVAASYLAMKGLKVAVFERREIVGGACVSEELWPGVKVSTGAYVLSLLRPRIVEDLRLREHGLEVMTKDPGLFVPFGNGKSLYMWNSTKKTVKEIEKFSKNDAKNYERWLKFWDPFYQLADLLMLSPPPSPQDLEKLTSLLSVPGLQLKEFLESLRSIVQDASSLLNEFFESDEVKSALVEDAVVGTMASPSTPGTAYVLAHHVLGEVNGIKGAWGYVKGGMGGVTQALKSSAESLGVEIYTGAAVDEILVKNGRVEGIKLANGKIINAKIVLSNADPKTTFLKLLRNADLDSEFLRKVATLKSRGVSFKIVGYLEELPDFGNGKSLSPEHIASELILPSVQYVERAFTDAKVFGYSKEPWLSINIQSSVDPTVAPPGKFSFSIFGQYVPYDKKLDDLKDTIYHISIDKIREFAPNFRPVKYEVLTPLDIERRFGIFEGNIFHLDMTPDQLYVFRPLPGFQNYTTPVAGLYLCGSGTHPGGGVTGAPGYNCAQKVISDLSSGLGKSGDDSP, encoded by the coding sequence ATGTTAGACGTGGCTGTGGTAGGTGGGGGACACAACGGGCTCGTTGCCGCCTCTTATCTTGCCATGAAAGGGTTGAAAGTAGCTGTGTTTGAGAGAAGGGAGATTGTAGGGGGAGCCTGCGTATCAGAGGAGTTGTGGCCAGGGGTGAAGGTATCCACTGGGGCTTACGTTCTCAGTCTGCTTAGGCCCAGGATAGTGGAGGACTTGAGGTTGAGGGAACATGGACTGGAGGTTATGACTAAAGATCCTGGTCTCTTTGTCCCTTTTGGAAACGGAAAGTCCTTGTATATGTGGAACAGTACAAAAAAGACAGTCAAGGAAATCGAGAAGTTCTCTAAGAATGACGCTAAGAATTACGAACGATGGTTAAAGTTTTGGGACCCATTCTATCAATTGGCTGACCTTCTCATGTTATCCCCTCCTCCGTCTCCTCAAGATTTAGAGAAACTAACGTCCCTCCTCAGCGTCCCAGGGTTACAACTAAAGGAATTTCTGGAATCGTTGAGGAGCATAGTCCAAGACGCTTCCTCCCTGCTCAACGAATTTTTCGAATCCGATGAGGTAAAGTCGGCATTGGTTGAGGACGCAGTAGTTGGGACTATGGCATCCCCATCTACACCTGGTACAGCTTACGTCTTAGCCCATCATGTGTTAGGGGAAGTAAACGGTATCAAGGGTGCTTGGGGCTACGTAAAGGGAGGCATGGGGGGAGTGACTCAGGCTTTAAAGAGCTCAGCTGAGAGCCTAGGGGTAGAGATCTACACTGGGGCTGCAGTTGACGAAATCTTGGTCAAAAATGGGAGAGTGGAAGGAATTAAGCTAGCCAACGGGAAAATCATAAACGCCAAGATTGTCCTATCCAATGCAGATCCTAAGACTACATTCCTAAAGCTTTTGAGAAATGCAGACCTTGATAGCGAGTTCTTGAGGAAGGTCGCTACTCTAAAGAGTAGAGGGGTATCTTTCAAAATAGTTGGTTATCTGGAGGAGTTACCTGACTTTGGTAACGGTAAGTCCTTGAGTCCAGAGCACATAGCCTCTGAGCTCATATTGCCTTCAGTCCAGTACGTCGAGAGAGCTTTTACAGACGCTAAGGTCTTTGGGTACTCCAAGGAACCTTGGCTGTCCATTAATATACAGTCTTCAGTTGATCCTACAGTTGCCCCACCAGGGAAGTTCTCGTTTTCCATTTTTGGACAATATGTTCCATACGACAAAAAGCTAGACGACCTTAAGGACACCATCTACCATATTTCCATAGACAAAATCAGAGAGTTCGCACCTAATTTCAGACCGGTGAAGTATGAAGTTCTAACTCCGTTGGATATAGAGAGAAGATTTGGGATTTTTGAGGGTAATATCTTCCATCTGGATATGACTCCTGATCAACTTTACGTCTTTAGGCCGTTACCTGGGTTTCAAAATTACACAACTCCTGTAGCTGGGCTCTACCTTTGCGGGTCAGGGACCCATCCAGGGGGAGGGGTTACTGGAGCCCCAGGCTACAACTGTGCCCAGAAAGTTATCTCAGATCTGAGCTCAGGACTAGGGAAAAGTGGTGACGATAGCCCATGA
- a CDS encoding AAA family ATPase translates to MNYAETMVIIFILLGIIVYILMGLFKRFTTNFSTSEKASQVQVKNKKKEEDERKITWNDIGGYEDVKKEIREYIEFPMKNKELAKTYGLRPPKGVLLFGPPGCGKTLMMRALAGEAKLNFIYVNVSDIMSKWYGESEARLKELFANARKNSPCILFFDEIDTIGVRRETHSGDSVTPRLLSLMLSEIDGLHSDDGVIIVGSTNVPQTLDKALLRAGRFDKLIFIGPPNKQARLEILKVHCSGKPLAEDVDLTKVADATERYSGADLANICQEVARKVAVEALESKSERKITMKDFMEIIQRYKPSITLQMLEEFEKFRLDYERRSRKSDDSKEGDDRITLDDIGGYMKVKQELKELLELQLKYAKLMEQMKVPPIRGLLLYGPPGVGKTMMAKALARTLDVKLISVSVAEIMYKGYEGAVATIKEVFNRARENRPSIVLLDELDAIASRRTQRSNTESSKLVNQLLTEMDGIRNLKEVVVIGTTNRISAIDPALLRPGRFDIVVKMNLPNTEERMDILEKYLGTESCKEVDCKVIAELTERFSGADLAALAREAKMKVLKEMIKGNPDRKLTKEDMMEALKKIKPSTLIRSVEKGKGQKLQEGSL, encoded by the coding sequence ATGAACTACGCCGAAACAATGGTTATTATTTTTATATTGCTTGGTATTATAGTCTACATACTTATGGGTCTATTTAAAAGGTTTACTACTAACTTCAGTACTAGCGAGAAAGCTTCGCAAGTCCAAGTGAAGAACAAGAAGAAGGAAGAGGATGAGAGGAAGATTACATGGAACGACATTGGGGGTTACGAGGACGTAAAGAAGGAGATCAGGGAATACATAGAGTTCCCCATGAAAAACAAGGAGCTGGCGAAGACTTACGGTCTGAGACCTCCCAAGGGCGTACTTCTCTTTGGTCCTCCAGGCTGTGGTAAAACTCTTATGATGAGAGCCCTAGCTGGGGAGGCGAAATTAAACTTCATTTATGTTAACGTCAGTGATATAATGAGTAAATGGTACGGAGAAAGTGAGGCTAGGTTAAAGGAGCTCTTTGCCAATGCTAGGAAGAATTCGCCCTGTATCTTGTTCTTTGATGAGATAGATACCATAGGGGTGAGGAGGGAGACCCACAGCGGGGACTCTGTTACACCTAGACTTCTCTCCCTAATGTTATCTGAAATAGACGGTCTTCATAGCGATGACGGAGTAATAATAGTAGGTTCCACGAACGTGCCCCAAACCTTGGATAAGGCACTGTTGAGGGCTGGTAGATTTGACAAACTCATCTTTATCGGTCCTCCCAACAAGCAGGCTAGACTCGAGATACTTAAGGTTCACTGTAGCGGAAAACCTTTAGCGGAGGACGTGGACCTTACGAAGGTAGCCGATGCGACTGAGAGGTATAGCGGAGCGGATCTAGCCAACATATGCCAAGAGGTGGCGAGGAAAGTTGCTGTGGAGGCGCTGGAGAGCAAGTCTGAGAGGAAAATTACAATGAAGGACTTCATGGAGATTATCCAGAGATATAAACCCAGTATAACCCTCCAAATGTTGGAAGAGTTTGAGAAGTTCCGTTTAGATTATGAGCGCCGGTCCAGGAAGTCAGATGACAGCAAGGAGGGGGACGATAGAATAACCCTGGACGACATAGGGGGTTACATGAAGGTCAAACAGGAACTCAAGGAACTACTAGAGCTACAGTTAAAGTATGCGAAGTTAATGGAGCAGATGAAGGTACCCCCCATAAGGGGTCTACTACTTTACGGACCACCAGGAGTTGGCAAGACCATGATGGCGAAGGCTTTAGCTAGAACCCTGGACGTAAAGTTGATATCCGTAAGCGTCGCAGAAATAATGTACAAGGGTTATGAGGGAGCAGTTGCTACAATAAAGGAAGTGTTTAATAGGGCCAGAGAGAACAGGCCTTCAATTGTCCTCTTGGATGAACTAGACGCCATAGCCTCAAGGAGGACTCAGAGGAGTAATACAGAGTCGTCAAAGCTTGTAAATCAATTGCTCACTGAGATGGACGGAATTAGAAACCTAAAGGAAGTTGTAGTCATAGGAACTACCAATAGAATCTCAGCTATTGATCCAGCACTGTTGAGACCTGGAAGATTTGATATTGTGGTCAAGATGAACCTACCAAACACAGAGGAAAGGATGGACATTTTAGAGAAGTATTTGGGAACTGAGAGCTGTAAGGAGGTTGACTGCAAGGTTATAGCTGAGCTAACTGAAAGGTTCTCGGGTGCAGACCTTGCAGCCCTAGCTAGGGAGGCCAAGATGAAAGTCTTAAAGGAGATGATAAAGGGGAATCCGGACAGGAAACTGACGAAAGAGGATATGATGGAGGCCCTCAAGAAGATAAAGCCTTCCACTCTGATAAGATCTGTTGAGAAAGGGAAGGGTCAGAAGTTACAAGAAGGCTCTTTATGA
- a CDS encoding inositol monophosphatase family protein — protein sequence MREEIEKVTREAAAYLNELNGKEGLDKVLKVKENDTTKVIDKMAEDFILDRINNLGYSMSFVTEEGGFIGKEGTEYVAVIDPLDGSTNYLNGITWASVSIAIYTRAGRPVAGSVGEIFSNRVYSYDERNAYVNGVKFSPTFPPKQRIVLAYFEKGKLEKVIPVLTKIKGGYKSRNLGSASLDVLLVCTGRAYLFIDVRNKLRNVDVASSLNFCERVNVNPVQLEGGKVDINLKEVSVIKSLLVTSDPSLSQQILSEWKALSS from the coding sequence ATGAGGGAGGAAATCGAAAAGGTTACCCGAGAAGCCGCAGCTTATCTCAATGAGTTAAACGGAAAGGAAGGTCTAGATAAAGTCCTGAAGGTTAAGGAGAACGACACAACAAAAGTTATAGATAAGATGGCTGAGGACTTTATTCTAGATCGTATAAACAACCTAGGATACTCCATGTCCTTCGTTACTGAGGAAGGCGGGTTTATTGGAAAGGAAGGAACTGAATACGTGGCCGTCATTGATCCGTTAGACGGGAGCACGAACTACCTGAATGGTATAACTTGGGCCTCTGTCTCAATTGCAATCTACACCAGGGCTGGGAGGCCAGTAGCTGGTAGCGTTGGAGAAATTTTCTCCAATAGAGTTTATTCCTATGACGAAAGAAATGCTTACGTAAATGGAGTGAAGTTTTCACCAACCTTCCCTCCTAAACAGAGGATCGTTCTTGCCTATTTTGAGAAGGGGAAGTTGGAGAAGGTCATTCCTGTACTCACCAAGATTAAGGGAGGCTACAAGAGTAGGAACCTGGGTTCGGCATCCTTGGACGTCTTGCTTGTTTGCACTGGAAGAGCATACCTTTTCATAGACGTAAGAAATAAGCTCAGGAACGTTGACGTGGCCTCCTCCCTGAATTTTTGTGAAAGAGTAAACGTAAACCCGGTTCAACTGGAAGGGGGTAAAGTAGACATTAACCTCAAAGAAGTGTCAGTCATAAAGAGCCTTCTTGTAACTTCTGACCCTTCCCTTTCTCAACAGATCTTATCAGAGTGGAAGGCTTTATCTTCTTGA
- the trxB gene encoding thioredoxin-disulfide reductase yields MSLIPRASNIKPNEKFDTIVIGLGPAAYSAALYAARYMLKTLVIGETPGGQLTEAGEVDDYLGLIGVQASDMIKLFNSHVEKYNVPILMDRVESFRADGEEYVVKTKRKGEFRASTIIVTVGTKRRKLNVPGENEFTGRGVSYCSVCDAPLFKNRPVVVVGGGNSALDGAELLSRYATKVYLVHRRDEFRAQPIILKLVKEKPNVEFILNSTVKEIKGDKLVRKVVVENLKTGETRELDVNGIFVEIGFEPPTEFARLNNLEVDVNGYIKVDEWMRTNLPGVFAAGDCTGTWLGFRQVATSTAMGAVAAHSAYNYLNERKGKT; encoded by the coding sequence ATGAGTCTCATACCGAGAGCGTCCAATATTAAACCGAACGAGAAGTTCGATACTATAGTTATAGGCCTTGGTCCTGCGGCTTACAGCGCAGCTTTATACGCAGCTAGATACATGCTAAAAACCCTTGTAATAGGAGAAACTCCCGGTGGTCAACTTACCGAGGCTGGAGAAGTGGACGACTACTTGGGATTGATAGGGGTCCAGGCGTCTGATATGATCAAATTATTTAATTCTCATGTAGAAAAATACAATGTACCTATTCTCATGGACAGGGTGGAGTCCTTCAGAGCGGATGGAGAGGAGTATGTGGTTAAGACCAAGAGGAAGGGAGAGTTCCGAGCGTCCACCATTATCGTGACCGTCGGCACCAAGAGGAGAAAGCTAAACGTTCCAGGTGAGAACGAATTCACGGGAAGGGGAGTATCGTATTGCTCGGTGTGTGATGCGCCCCTTTTCAAGAATAGGCCTGTGGTTGTGGTGGGAGGAGGGAACTCGGCTCTAGATGGGGCTGAGCTTCTTAGCAGGTACGCTACAAAGGTGTACCTAGTCCATCGTAGGGATGAGTTTAGGGCACAACCTATTATACTGAAGTTGGTGAAGGAGAAGCCAAATGTGGAGTTTATTCTGAATTCCACAGTAAAGGAGATTAAGGGCGATAAGTTGGTCAGGAAAGTAGTGGTAGAGAACCTAAAGACCGGAGAAACCAGAGAGTTGGACGTTAATGGTATATTTGTGGAGATTGGTTTCGAACCCCCTACGGAGTTCGCAAGACTAAATAACTTAGAGGTGGACGTTAATGGTTACATTAAAGTGGACGAGTGGATGAGGACTAACCTCCCAGGAGTGTTCGCTGCGGGAGATTGTACTGGGACTTGGCTCGGATTCAGACAAGTGGCCACTTCAACAGCTATGGGAGCTGTGGCAGCTCACAGTGCCTATAATTATCTAAACGAGAGGAAAGGTAAAACGTAA
- a CDS encoding dihydropteroate synthase-like protein: MKFLLITGRLARPILEEAVKDLKEKVTVLALDYPVASLMSVTYILEKMKQLRGKVLGYDFIVLPGLVYGDASAIEREFGVKTVKGSENAWDVPRVIDALERGVKLSTVYPADKVLSDVARYDVYEDLRRIEEKGNYAFDVGFKVPVRPPPFRILLELNPSSTLEKWIADVERSKKFVDGVVVGFPVGFSDLDEVRRRVRKIGEMVNTIGIDSDSPSVLREGVRSGANLVFNLNETNIDELTDIRDGPAFVVAPFSTEDRGNLTVALVERARSKGFSKLIADPVLSPPLMGMTDSLGYYLQLREKLKDVPLLMGVLNVSELIDVDSHGVNGLMAAIGAELGVSIFLTMEKGKTKWSPWELREASTMVSLAMTRGKTPTNSGKDLLVIKDKRRTRQALPIGDRIRAEKIEPSMDSSGFAHIVVNDRRILVSFSGSKDLLVEGEDGLAVGRTLLKHIENISKDHALYLGYELAKAEIACLLDKEYVQDKPLLRRIGVESGSS; encoded by the coding sequence ATGAAGTTCCTTTTAATAACTGGGAGGTTGGCACGACCGATCCTCGAGGAAGCTGTGAAGGACTTGAAGGAAAAGGTCACAGTCCTAGCTCTAGATTACCCCGTTGCCTCACTCATGAGCGTTACATACATCCTTGAGAAGATGAAGCAACTAAGGGGCAAGGTACTTGGATATGATTTCATAGTACTACCTGGCTTAGTTTACGGAGACGCTAGCGCAATAGAGAGGGAATTTGGGGTCAAGACAGTGAAGGGTTCAGAGAACGCTTGGGACGTACCCAGGGTTATTGATGCACTGGAGAGAGGAGTCAAGCTATCTACAGTTTACCCTGCTGATAAGGTACTAAGTGATGTAGCTAGATATGACGTATACGAAGATCTTAGGAGAATAGAAGAAAAGGGAAATTACGCTTTTGACGTAGGATTCAAGGTCCCTGTGAGACCTCCCCCATTTAGAATACTGCTGGAGCTCAACCCATCGTCTACCCTAGAGAAGTGGATTGCAGACGTTGAAAGATCTAAAAAGTTTGTGGACGGGGTAGTTGTGGGTTTCCCCGTAGGTTTCTCGGATCTGGACGAGGTTAGAAGGAGGGTCAGGAAGATCGGTGAAATGGTAAATACAATAGGGATAGACAGCGATTCCCCTTCGGTTCTGAGAGAGGGAGTAAGGAGCGGAGCCAACTTGGTATTTAACTTAAACGAAACGAACATCGACGAGTTAACTGACATAAGGGATGGACCTGCATTCGTAGTCGCCCCATTTTCCACTGAGGATAGAGGTAACTTGACTGTGGCCCTCGTGGAGAGGGCAAGGTCTAAGGGTTTCTCGAAGTTGATTGCCGATCCTGTCCTATCCCCTCCCTTAATGGGAATGACGGACAGTTTAGGTTATTACTTACAATTAAGAGAAAAACTGAAGGACGTCCCCTTGCTCATGGGTGTCCTAAACGTTAGTGAACTTATAGACGTGGATAGTCACGGGGTTAACGGTCTCATGGCTGCCATAGGAGCCGAATTGGGAGTTTCAATTTTCCTTACAATGGAAAAGGGGAAAACTAAGTGGAGCCCCTGGGAGTTGAGGGAGGCTTCAACAATGGTGTCCCTCGCTATGACCAGGGGGAAAACCCCGACCAATTCAGGGAAAGACCTCTTAGTCATAAAAGATAAGAGGAGGACAAGGCAGGCTTTACCGATAGGGGATAGGATCAGAGCTGAGAAAATAGAGCCCTCTATGGACAGTTCCGGTTTCGCCCACATAGTAGTTAATGATAGGAGGATACTCGTATCTTTTTCAGGTTCAAAGGATTTACTTGTGGAAGGGGAAGATGGTTTGGCAGTTGGACGTACTTTGCTAAAGCACATAGAAAACATTTCGAAGGATCATGCTCTATACCTTGGGTACGAGCTTGCCAAAGCTGAAATTGCCTGTCTCCTTGATAAGGAATACGTGCAGGACAAGCCCCTGTTGAGGAGGATAGGAGTTGAGAGTGGTAGTTCCTAG
- a CDS encoding 6-pyruvoyl trahydropterin synthase family protein, with protein sequence MKVKVGMEGFTIDSAHYTLSSPRDDQLHGHTYTVNVEVEGPLHEESGFVIDFNKLREIVKEAIALWDHKFIVPKRDMDKIQIRSPFRLEVKVIDSPFPTVEYIGTEVAKYISKTLGTEYKVTIKIYEGKDSYAVIEYP encoded by the coding sequence ATGAAAGTGAAAGTGGGTATGGAGGGATTTACCATAGACTCTGCGCATTATACCCTCTCATCGCCCAGGGATGACCAGCTTCACGGGCACACATACACGGTCAACGTGGAAGTGGAAGGACCACTCCACGAGGAGAGCGGATTTGTTATTGACTTCAATAAACTAAGAGAAATTGTAAAAGAGGCTATAGCCCTATGGGACCATAAGTTTATTGTTCCGAAGAGGGACATGGACAAGATACAGATTAGGTCCCCGTTTCGTCTTGAGGTAAAGGTAATCGATTCCCCATTCCCAACTGTGGAGTACATAGGCACTGAGGTAGCTAAATACATCTCAAAGACCTTAGGTACAGAGTATAAGGTAACCATTAAGATATATGAGGGGAAGGACTCCTACGCGGTTATAGAATACCCCTAA